One Amaranthus tricolor cultivar Red isolate AtriRed21 chromosome 1, ASM2621246v1, whole genome shotgun sequence DNA window includes the following coding sequences:
- the LOC130815575 gene encoding auxin efflux carrier component 3-like isoform X3, protein MITAHDFYTVMAAMVPLYVAMILAYGSVRWWKIFSPDQCSGINRFVAIFAVPLLSFHFISSNNPWDMNLHFIAADTLQKIIMLVILALWTNITRNGSLEWMITIFSLSTLPNTLVMGIPLLIAMYGKYSGSLMVQVVVLQCIIWYTLLLFLFEYRGAKILIMEQFPETAASIVSFKVDSDVVSLDGRDFLETDAEIGRDGKLHVKVRKSNVSRRSISGMTPRPSNLTGAEIYSLSSSRNPTPRGSNFNTSDFYSMMGYQGFGGRLSNFGPADMYSVQSSRGPTPRPSNFDENPSTSPRFGFYPGATVAPGSNSAAGSYPAPNPEFVNGSVGSANNNKNSGGKNQVQQSTHQQGGHHQSKLSHDAKELHMFVWSSSASPVSEVGGLHVFGSNDLGPHDQSGRSDQGAKEIRMMVSDHPQNGETKAPLLISGLRKSEEFAREDFSFTGGEEEKEKENGMQIEFNKLGSSSAVELDPKAVAAAGAELGGGSKQLPPASVMTRLILIMVWRKLIRNPNTYSSLIGLIWSLVSFRYHVEMPSIIANSISILSDAGLGMAMFSLG, encoded by the exons ATGATCACCGCACACGACTTCTACACCGTCATGGCAGCCATGGTCCCACTCTACGTAGCCATGATCTTAGCCTACGGCTCGGTCCGGTGGTGGAAAATCTTCTCACCGGACCAGTGTTCCGGTATCAACCGTTTCGTAGCAATTTTCGCCGTCCCATTACTTTCCTTTCATTTCATTTCGTCCAACAATCCATGGGACATGAACCTTCATTTTATAGCCGCCGACActcttcaaaaaataataatgctaGTAATATTAGCCCTTTGGACTAATATCACACGTAATGGAAGTCTAGAATGGATGATCACAATATTTTCACTATCTACTTTACCGAATACGCTTGTAATGGGTATACCATTACTTATTGCTATGTATGGTAAATATTCGGGTAGTCTAATGGTACAAGTTGTTGTACTCCAATGTATTATTTGGTAcacacttttattatttttatttgagtatCGTGGTGCGAAGATTTTAATTATGGAACAATTTCCTGAAACGGCTGCTAGTATTGTGTCGTTTAAAGTTGATTCGGATGTTGTTTCGTTAGATGGGAGAGATTTTCTTGAGACTGATGCTGAAATTGGTCGAGAtgggaaattacatgttaaagtACGGAAGTCTAATGTGTCACGACGGTCGATTTCGGGTATGACGCCTCGACCATCTAATTTGACAGGGGCAGAGATTTATAGTTTAAGTTCGTCGAGAAATCCGACTCCTAGAGGGTCTAATTTTAATACGTCGGATTTTTATTCTATGATGGGTTACCAAGGATTTGGGGGTAGGTTGTCTAATTTTGGACCTGCTGATATGTATTCTGTACAATCATCGCGTGGACCCACCCCTCGTCCTTCGAATTTTGACGAGAATCCGAGCACGTCTCCGCGATTCGGGTTTTACCCTGGCGCAACTGTTGCGCCAGGGTCAAATTCGGCTGCTGGATCTTATCCAGCGCCGAATCCAGAGTTTGTTAATGGCTCTGTGGGAAGtgctaataataataagaatagtgGGGGAAAGAATCAGGTGCAGCAAAGCACTCATCAACAGGGTGGTCATCATCAAAGTAAGTTAAGTCATGATGCGAAAGAATTGCATATGTTTGTGTGGAGTTCAAGTGCATCACCAGTATCAGAAGTTGGTGGGCTCCACGTATTTGGGAGTAATGATTTAGGACCGCATGATCAATCAGGACGGTCTGATCAAGGTGCTAAGGAAATCAGGATGATGGTTTCTGATCATCCACAAAATGGTGAAACAAAAG ctcCATTATTGATTTCAGGGTTAAGGAAAAGCGAGGAATTTGCTAGGGAAGATTTCAGCTTTACAGgtggagaagaagaaaaagaaaaagaaaatggaatGCAAATAGAGTTTAATAAATTAGGGTCGAGCTCAGCTGTCGAGCTTGATCCTAAAGCGGTGGCGGCAGCCGGGGCGGAATTAGGCGGCGGCAGCAAACAATTGCCACCAGCAAGTGTAATGACAAGATTAATCTTAATCATGGTTTGGAGGAAGTTAATTAGAAATCCCAACACGTATTCAAGCTTAATCGGCCTAATTTGGTCTTTGGTTTCTTTTAG GTATCATGTGGAAATGCCGTCAATAATTGCGAATTCAATATCGATTCTATCAGATGCAGGACTTGGAATGGCCATGTTCAGTTTGGGTTA G
- the LOC130815575 gene encoding auxin efflux carrier component 3-like isoform X2: MITAHDFYTVMAAMVPLYVAMILAYGSVRWWKIFSPDQCSGINRFVAIFAVPLLSFHFISSNNPWDMNLHFIAADTLQKIIMLVILALWTNITRNGSLEWMITIFSLSTLPNTLVMGIPLLIAMYGKYSGSLMVQVVVLQCIIWYTLLLFLFEYRGAKILIMEQFPETAASIVSFKVDSDVVSLDGRDFLETDAEIGRDGKLHVKVRKSNVSRRSISGMTPRPSNLTGAEIYSLSSSRNPTPRGSNFNTSDFYSMMGYQGFGGRLSNFGPADMYSVQSSRGPTPRPSNFDENPSTSPRFGFYPGATVAPGSNSAAGSYPAPNPEFVNGSVGSANNNKNSGGKNQVQQSTHQQGGHHQSKLSHDAKELHMFVWSSSASPVSEVGGLHVFGSNDLGPHDQSGRSDQGAKEIRMMVSDHPQNGETKGLRKSEEFAREDFSFTGGEEEKEKENGMQIEFNKLGSSSAVELDPKAVAAAGAELGGGSKQLPPASVMTRLILIMVWRKLIRNPNTYSSLIGLIWSLVSFRYHVEMPSIIANSISILSDAGLGMAMFSLGLFMALQPKIIACGNKVAIFAMAVRFLTGPAVMAVAAIAIGLRGDLLRIAIVQAALPQGIVPFVFAKEYNNHPQILSTAVIFGMLIALPITLVYYILLGL, translated from the exons ATGATCACCGCACACGACTTCTACACCGTCATGGCAGCCATGGTCCCACTCTACGTAGCCATGATCTTAGCCTACGGCTCGGTCCGGTGGTGGAAAATCTTCTCACCGGACCAGTGTTCCGGTATCAACCGTTTCGTAGCAATTTTCGCCGTCCCATTACTTTCCTTTCATTTCATTTCGTCCAACAATCCATGGGACATGAACCTTCATTTTATAGCCGCCGACActcttcaaaaaataataatgctaGTAATATTAGCCCTTTGGACTAATATCACACGTAATGGAAGTCTAGAATGGATGATCACAATATTTTCACTATCTACTTTACCGAATACGCTTGTAATGGGTATACCATTACTTATTGCTATGTATGGTAAATATTCGGGTAGTCTAATGGTACAAGTTGTTGTACTCCAATGTATTATTTGGTAcacacttttattatttttatttgagtatCGTGGTGCGAAGATTTTAATTATGGAACAATTTCCTGAAACGGCTGCTAGTATTGTGTCGTTTAAAGTTGATTCGGATGTTGTTTCGTTAGATGGGAGAGATTTTCTTGAGACTGATGCTGAAATTGGTCGAGAtgggaaattacatgttaaagtACGGAAGTCTAATGTGTCACGACGGTCGATTTCGGGTATGACGCCTCGACCATCTAATTTGACAGGGGCAGAGATTTATAGTTTAAGTTCGTCGAGAAATCCGACTCCTAGAGGGTCTAATTTTAATACGTCGGATTTTTATTCTATGATGGGTTACCAAGGATTTGGGGGTAGGTTGTCTAATTTTGGACCTGCTGATATGTATTCTGTACAATCATCGCGTGGACCCACCCCTCGTCCTTCGAATTTTGACGAGAATCCGAGCACGTCTCCGCGATTCGGGTTTTACCCTGGCGCAACTGTTGCGCCAGGGTCAAATTCGGCTGCTGGATCTTATCCAGCGCCGAATCCAGAGTTTGTTAATGGCTCTGTGGGAAGtgctaataataataagaatagtgGGGGAAAGAATCAGGTGCAGCAAAGCACTCATCAACAGGGTGGTCATCATCAAAGTAAGTTAAGTCATGATGCGAAAGAATTGCATATGTTTGTGTGGAGTTCAAGTGCATCACCAGTATCAGAAGTTGGTGGGCTCCACGTATTTGGGAGTAATGATTTAGGACCGCATGATCAATCAGGACGGTCTGATCAAGGTGCTAAGGAAATCAGGATGATGGTTTCTGATCATCCACAAAATGGTGAAACAAAAG GGTTAAGGAAAAGCGAGGAATTTGCTAGGGAAGATTTCAGCTTTACAGgtggagaagaagaaaaagaaaaagaaaatggaatGCAAATAGAGTTTAATAAATTAGGGTCGAGCTCAGCTGTCGAGCTTGATCCTAAAGCGGTGGCGGCAGCCGGGGCGGAATTAGGCGGCGGCAGCAAACAATTGCCACCAGCAAGTGTAATGACAAGATTAATCTTAATCATGGTTTGGAGGAAGTTAATTAGAAATCCCAACACGTATTCAAGCTTAATCGGCCTAATTTGGTCTTTGGTTTCTTTTAG GTATCATGTGGAAATGCCGTCAATAATTGCGAATTCAATATCGATTCTATCAGATGCAGGACTTGGAATGGCCATGTTCAGTTTGG GTTTGTTCATGGCTCTACAACCAAAGATAATTGCATGTGGAAATAAGGTTGCTATTTTTGCCATGGCTGTGAGGTTCCTTACTGGTCCTGCTGTCATGGCCGTGGCTGCTATTGCTATTGGCTTACGAGGCGATCTTCTCCGGATCGCTATTGTTCAG GCGGCTCTTCCTCAAGGAATTGTTCCATTTGTTTTTGCCAAAGAATACAACAATCATCCACAAATACTGAGCACTGC CGTGATCTTTGGGATGTTGATAGCATTACCAATAACCTTGGTGTACTACATCCTTCTTGGACTATAA
- the LOC130815575 gene encoding auxin efflux carrier component 3-like isoform X1 produces MITAHDFYTVMAAMVPLYVAMILAYGSVRWWKIFSPDQCSGINRFVAIFAVPLLSFHFISSNNPWDMNLHFIAADTLQKIIMLVILALWTNITRNGSLEWMITIFSLSTLPNTLVMGIPLLIAMYGKYSGSLMVQVVVLQCIIWYTLLLFLFEYRGAKILIMEQFPETAASIVSFKVDSDVVSLDGRDFLETDAEIGRDGKLHVKVRKSNVSRRSISGMTPRPSNLTGAEIYSLSSSRNPTPRGSNFNTSDFYSMMGYQGFGGRLSNFGPADMYSVQSSRGPTPRPSNFDENPSTSPRFGFYPGATVAPGSNSAAGSYPAPNPEFVNGSVGSANNNKNSGGKNQVQQSTHQQGGHHQSKLSHDAKELHMFVWSSSASPVSEVGGLHVFGSNDLGPHDQSGRSDQGAKEIRMMVSDHPQNGETKAPLLISGLRKSEEFAREDFSFTGGEEEKEKENGMQIEFNKLGSSSAVELDPKAVAAAGAELGGGSKQLPPASVMTRLILIMVWRKLIRNPNTYSSLIGLIWSLVSFRYHVEMPSIIANSISILSDAGLGMAMFSLGLFMALQPKIIACGNKVAIFAMAVRFLTGPAVMAVAAIAIGLRGDLLRIAIVQAALPQGIVPFVFAKEYNNHPQILSTAVIFGMLIALPITLVYYILLGL; encoded by the exons ATGATCACCGCACACGACTTCTACACCGTCATGGCAGCCATGGTCCCACTCTACGTAGCCATGATCTTAGCCTACGGCTCGGTCCGGTGGTGGAAAATCTTCTCACCGGACCAGTGTTCCGGTATCAACCGTTTCGTAGCAATTTTCGCCGTCCCATTACTTTCCTTTCATTTCATTTCGTCCAACAATCCATGGGACATGAACCTTCATTTTATAGCCGCCGACActcttcaaaaaataataatgctaGTAATATTAGCCCTTTGGACTAATATCACACGTAATGGAAGTCTAGAATGGATGATCACAATATTTTCACTATCTACTTTACCGAATACGCTTGTAATGGGTATACCATTACTTATTGCTATGTATGGTAAATATTCGGGTAGTCTAATGGTACAAGTTGTTGTACTCCAATGTATTATTTGGTAcacacttttattatttttatttgagtatCGTGGTGCGAAGATTTTAATTATGGAACAATTTCCTGAAACGGCTGCTAGTATTGTGTCGTTTAAAGTTGATTCGGATGTTGTTTCGTTAGATGGGAGAGATTTTCTTGAGACTGATGCTGAAATTGGTCGAGAtgggaaattacatgttaaagtACGGAAGTCTAATGTGTCACGACGGTCGATTTCGGGTATGACGCCTCGACCATCTAATTTGACAGGGGCAGAGATTTATAGTTTAAGTTCGTCGAGAAATCCGACTCCTAGAGGGTCTAATTTTAATACGTCGGATTTTTATTCTATGATGGGTTACCAAGGATTTGGGGGTAGGTTGTCTAATTTTGGACCTGCTGATATGTATTCTGTACAATCATCGCGTGGACCCACCCCTCGTCCTTCGAATTTTGACGAGAATCCGAGCACGTCTCCGCGATTCGGGTTTTACCCTGGCGCAACTGTTGCGCCAGGGTCAAATTCGGCTGCTGGATCTTATCCAGCGCCGAATCCAGAGTTTGTTAATGGCTCTGTGGGAAGtgctaataataataagaatagtgGGGGAAAGAATCAGGTGCAGCAAAGCACTCATCAACAGGGTGGTCATCATCAAAGTAAGTTAAGTCATGATGCGAAAGAATTGCATATGTTTGTGTGGAGTTCAAGTGCATCACCAGTATCAGAAGTTGGTGGGCTCCACGTATTTGGGAGTAATGATTTAGGACCGCATGATCAATCAGGACGGTCTGATCAAGGTGCTAAGGAAATCAGGATGATGGTTTCTGATCATCCACAAAATGGTGAAACAAAAG ctcCATTATTGATTTCAGGGTTAAGGAAAAGCGAGGAATTTGCTAGGGAAGATTTCAGCTTTACAGgtggagaagaagaaaaagaaaaagaaaatggaatGCAAATAGAGTTTAATAAATTAGGGTCGAGCTCAGCTGTCGAGCTTGATCCTAAAGCGGTGGCGGCAGCCGGGGCGGAATTAGGCGGCGGCAGCAAACAATTGCCACCAGCAAGTGTAATGACAAGATTAATCTTAATCATGGTTTGGAGGAAGTTAATTAGAAATCCCAACACGTATTCAAGCTTAATCGGCCTAATTTGGTCTTTGGTTTCTTTTAG GTATCATGTGGAAATGCCGTCAATAATTGCGAATTCAATATCGATTCTATCAGATGCAGGACTTGGAATGGCCATGTTCAGTTTGG GTTTGTTCATGGCTCTACAACCAAAGATAATTGCATGTGGAAATAAGGTTGCTATTTTTGCCATGGCTGTGAGGTTCCTTACTGGTCCTGCTGTCATGGCCGTGGCTGCTATTGCTATTGGCTTACGAGGCGATCTTCTCCGGATCGCTATTGTTCAG GCGGCTCTTCCTCAAGGAATTGTTCCATTTGTTTTTGCCAAAGAATACAACAATCATCCACAAATACTGAGCACTGC CGTGATCTTTGGGATGTTGATAGCATTACCAATAACCTTGGTGTACTACATCCTTCTTGGACTATAA